A single Fibrobacter sp. DNA region contains:
- a CDS encoding phage holin family protein yields the protein MSFQDRTVFVEEESAIDLIRDLRDESLTMIRQEIELAKAETSEKISSAVKNSVFMVVWSFVLYAGFLFLLAGLTFLGYSGFVAAGLSPAVAIWLMPLITAVIVLAVGGIGLWRAFKKLTSISPVPEKTIHTLKEDQRWLKKEL from the coding sequence ATGAGTTTTCAAGACAGAACAGTGTTTGTAGAGGAGGAGTCTGCAATTGACCTGATAAGGGATCTCCGTGATGAATCTCTCACTATGATCCGTCAGGAAATCGAATTGGCGAAAGCGGAAACTTCCGAAAAAATCTCCTCTGCAGTAAAGAATTCGGTTTTCATGGTAGTCTGGTCTTTTGTTTTATATGCCGGCTTTTTGTTTCTGCTGGCCGGGCTGACTTTCCTTGGTTATTCAGGTTTTGTGGCTGCAGGATTATCTCCGGCAGTGGCAATCTGGCTGATGCCGCTTATTACGGCAGTGATAGTCCTTGCAGTTGGGGGAATCGGCCTCTGGAGGGCATTTAAAAAGTTGACCAGTATTTCACCGGTGCCTGAGAAGACGATCCATACACTCAAGGAGGATCAGCGATGGCTGAAAAAGGAACTTTGA
- a CDS encoding response regulator codes for MQFENSTEITPVVDIYTFISLLTFILNLSIFSYVLGQRRKSRLNTSFLLYTFFMSIVPLIDYLSYLPFSPEINPFFNRLLLTPMLALGFLFLNFVYELLGRKQDTAYRLSFLVFILSLCIVVIFPPVRGVKMEGSKVLLYMPTIWLIISFNLSLTLVPLHPFWLCFERLRNKASDPQLVKQLRLVLAGSVLSSIVSVCTVCGAFVLGIPILLRFACLGILTNTLFLYLAIQRHYFLCVNNEQIEQSFRHIFENVHDAVILFDQSGFAAQINRSAHSLLGNEANGLTGLSLQKLIEGYEFSQDYTGNPASITDASGRKDLILSQSPIKSNGKLLGKLLIIHDITVQKKTEQQLARAKNIESIGQLAAGVAHDFNNYLCGIISSFTLGKMELGSESKVAEILSEGEKAALAARELTNQILSFAKGGPHIETVFDIKNLIKEAGEFSVRGSGVSLKISLDEQEANVRGDKSQIRQVFQNVILNAIQSMPGGGEVKISGGVVNLEEDDLSTLGKGCFFKAMVADTGCGMSPDIQARIFDPYFTTKTRGSGLGLAVVYSVLTKHKGYVTVDSQENKGTVFTILLPVVHEPVTVLPAPSSPLRFVPGRILIMDDYAPVRMSLSHILKRLGFDSDHAASGKEALEKYDKTSGNGKKYSAVITDLTVPGRMGGCELADELHKRDPQLLIIVSSGYTGDTAIADYKKYGFAAVLHKPYSFDELKSVLATVLPTSE; via the coding sequence TTGCAATTCGAAAACTCAACTGAGATAACACCTGTGGTTGATATCTACACCTTTATTTCATTATTGACATTCATTTTAAACCTCTCAATTTTCTCCTATGTTCTGGGGCAGAGGAGAAAGTCACGGCTGAACACTTCATTCCTGCTTTACACATTCTTCATGTCGATAGTGCCCCTTATCGATTATCTAAGCTACCTTCCATTCTCTCCTGAAATCAACCCTTTTTTCAACAGACTGCTTCTGACACCCATGCTTGCGCTTGGGTTCCTGTTTCTCAACTTTGTCTATGAGCTTCTGGGCAGAAAACAGGATACAGCTTACCGCCTGTCATTTCTGGTTTTCATTCTGTCGCTGTGTATAGTCGTGATTTTCCCCCCTGTCAGGGGTGTAAAAATGGAGGGAAGCAAAGTACTTTTATATATGCCTACAATCTGGCTGATTATCTCTTTTAATCTTTCATTGACACTGGTTCCCCTCCATCCTTTCTGGCTCTGCTTTGAACGCTTACGGAATAAAGCATCCGATCCGCAACTGGTCAAACAGCTTCGGCTTGTGCTTGCAGGTTCGGTTCTCTCTTCTATCGTTTCAGTATGTACTGTCTGTGGAGCGTTTGTTTTAGGTATTCCCATACTGCTAAGGTTTGCCTGTCTTGGAATACTTACCAATACCCTTTTTTTGTATCTAGCCATACAAAGGCATTACTTTCTTTGTGTAAATAATGAACAGATCGAGCAATCATTCCGTCATATTTTCGAGAATGTACATGATGCTGTGATTCTGTTTGACCAAAGTGGATTTGCTGCCCAGATCAACCGGAGCGCACATTCACTTCTGGGTAATGAGGCAAACGGTCTGACCGGATTGTCGCTGCAGAAACTGATCGAAGGTTATGAATTTTCTCAAGACTATACCGGGAACCCGGCTTCCATAACAGATGCCTCCGGAAGAAAAGATCTTATCTTATCGCAATCTCCCATTAAAAGTAATGGTAAATTATTAGGAAAACTGCTGATAATCCATGATATTACAGTGCAGAAAAAAACCGAACAGCAACTGGCCAGGGCTAAAAATATCGAGTCCATAGGTCAGCTTGCCGCTGGAGTTGCCCATGATTTCAATAATTATCTCTGTGGAATAATATCCAGTTTTACTCTTGGAAAAATGGAGCTTGGTTCTGAGTCCAAAGTCGCAGAGATTCTCTCTGAGGGTGAAAAGGCGGCGTTGGCGGCAAGGGAGCTTACCAATCAGATACTATCCTTTGCAAAAGGCGGACCTCACATCGAAACGGTATTTGACATAAAGAATCTTATAAAGGAAGCAGGTGAATTTTCTGTAAGGGGATCAGGTGTCAGCCTGAAGATTTCTCTTGATGAGCAAGAAGCCAATGTAAGAGGTGACAAGTCTCAGATTCGTCAGGTGTTTCAAAATGTAATCCTTAATGCCATCCAGTCTATGCCTGGAGGCGGCGAAGTTAAAATTTCCGGAGGAGTTGTAAACCTTGAAGAGGATGACCTGTCTACTCTTGGTAAAGGCTGTTTTTTCAAAGCAATGGTGGCAGACACCGGCTGCGGCATGTCTCCGGATATTCAAGCCCGTATCTTTGATCCATATTTTACCACTAAAACCAGGGGCAGCGGTTTAGGGCTTGCGGTTGTATACTCAGTTTTAACAAAACACAAAGGGTATGTAACAGTTGATTCACAGGAAAATAAAGGGACAGTCTTTACAATTCTGCTTCCGGTTGTACATGAACCGGTAACGGTTCTCCCGGCTCCTTCATCACCTCTGCGATTTGTTCCGGGACGTATTCTGATTATGGATGATTATGCGCCGGTACGCATGAGCCTTTCACATATCCTAAAGCGCCTGGGGTTTGATTCGGATCATGCTGCTTCAGGAAAAGAAGCACTTGAAAAGTACGACAAAACAAGCGGAAATGGTAAAAAGTACAGCGCAGTAATAACAGACCTTACTGTTCCTGGCAGAATGGGAGGATGTGAACTGGCGGACGAACTTCATAAAAGAGATCCACAACTGCTTATAATTGTCTCCAGCGGTTACACCGGAGATACGGCAATTGCTGATTATAAGAAATATGGCTTTGCCGCCGTGCTTCATAAACCATACAGTTTCGATGAATTAAAGAGTGTTCTGGCTACAGTCCTGCCAACTTCCGAATAA
- a CDS encoding DUF883 family protein yields MAEKGTLTENREQVEIHNWAPVNESGKPKSSSEIEHDIEETRDEMNRLLDALADRISPNRMVNRFRGRIVRAYRQNKLPLLLMASGAVWMFYDIQHQDGKGRPEFYRRRERPEEEIRHKFESGMQRTKQEGEQFEQRARETSEEVKERAKERIENTKEKVSYYSEQAKERSQEMLRRTDRAVHENPLLAGLTAAVAGVITGLLLPVTETEKKSVGKNVRETFEQAKEKGKETLERGKEVLSAAKEESEKQGLPEDISRADQPERRGKVSSKISETVKAATEKAEEKMGKNYPGKKAA; encoded by the coding sequence ATGGCTGAAAAAGGAACTTTGACAGAAAATAGAGAACAGGTGGAGATCCATAACTGGGCCCCTGTCAATGAAAGCGGTAAGCCAAAGAGTTCAAGTGAAATCGAGCATGACATAGAGGAAACCCGTGATGAAATGAACAGATTGCTTGACGCGCTGGCTGACCGGATAAGTCCCAACAGAATGGTAAACAGGTTCAGGGGAAGGATTGTCAGAGCATACAGACAAAACAAATTACCTCTTCTGCTGATGGCCTCGGGGGCTGTGTGGATGTTCTATGACATTCAGCACCAGGATGGAAAAGGGAGGCCGGAGTTTTACAGAAGAAGAGAGAGGCCTGAAGAGGAGATCAGGCATAAATTTGAGTCTGGAATGCAGCGGACAAAACAGGAAGGAGAACAGTTTGAGCAGAGAGCCCGTGAAACTTCCGAAGAGGTAAAGGAGAGGGCAAAGGAAAGGATTGAAAATACAAAAGAGAAAGTGTCATACTATTCGGAACAGGCAAAGGAGCGTTCTCAGGAGATGCTGAGGCGGACGGACAGGGCAGTTCATGAAAATCCACTGCTTGCAGGGTTGACAGCGGCTGTGGCAGGAGTGATTACCGGACTTTTGCTGCCAGTGACTGAAACCGAGAAAAAAAGCGTCGGAAAAAATGTCAGGGAGACTTTTGAGCAGGCAAAAGAAAAGGGAAAGGAAACTCTGGAGAGGGGTAAAGAAGTACTCAGTGCCGCAAAAGAGGAATCAGAGAAACAGGGTTTGCCGGAAGATATTTCCAGAGCAGATCAACCCGAGAGGCGTGGGAAAGTAAGTTCCAAGATCTCAGAGACTGTAAAAGCCGCTACAGAAAAAGCGGAAGAAAAAATGGGGAAAAATTATCCTGGAAAAAAAGCAGCGTAG
- a CDS encoding PAS domain S-box protein: MKDCLQFLFKSTAEGVYAVDEHGKCIFFNQKASDLTGWQKEEVLGTQIHEIIHRCRKNGTIYPQEECEMLGVLHKKSAVRIEEDICIRRDGTFFPADYSAWPIIKEEETLGAVVLITDITGRLNTEESLRRHAEGLSFLSNTATKLLKSSTLSDQFKTTADFLYSVAEDAIIAFNEFDPGNRTLTIRELRCTDNEREILRRILGRNVEGLVFNFTEATRGRMIPGKLDLLEGGLYDLTFRQIPRSICDTLERELNIGDVFAMACAVEDDLLGTATILSHACGGFLRNKNLIESIVNQAALSLKRTRIENELNIRLAESERFAYTFSHELRTPLVTLKSFLGYLHHDIKEQNQMSIRDDLNRMENAVVKMSDLFDDLLELMKAGRKRNPLEKVMLKNIVDEALKLEEEAIKRQNVTIKTSGENISLIVDFPGMVEVFQNLINNAIKFMGSQPNPEIKIGAIKKGEETILYVKDNGIGIEPQYQHKIFDLFEKFHPEIAGTGTGLAIVKRIVEHHHGRIWVESEGKGSGTAFYFTVGHTSFP; this comes from the coding sequence TTGAAAGATTGTCTTCAGTTCCTTTTCAAGTCAACTGCTGAGGGAGTTTATGCTGTTGACGAGCATGGGAAATGCATCTTTTTCAATCAGAAAGCCTCAGATCTGACAGGCTGGCAAAAAGAAGAGGTGCTGGGCACTCAGATTCATGAAATCATTCATCGATGCCGAAAAAACGGGACCATCTATCCTCAGGAGGAGTGCGAAATGCTTGGGGTGCTGCATAAAAAAAGTGCTGTGCGAATAGAAGAGGATATTTGTATTCGCCGGGATGGAACCTTTTTTCCTGCCGATTATTCTGCCTGGCCTATTATCAAGGAAGAGGAAACCCTGGGAGCGGTAGTATTGATAACTGATATTACCGGGCGGCTGAATACTGAAGAATCACTGAGAAGACACGCTGAGGGTCTGAGTTTTCTCTCCAATACTGCCACTAAACTGCTCAAATCATCGACCCTGTCTGATCAATTCAAAACAACAGCTGATTTTCTCTACTCCGTAGCAGAAGATGCCATAATTGCATTCAATGAATTTGATCCCGGGAACCGCACATTGACAATCAGGGAACTGCGCTGCACAGATAATGAAAGGGAGATTTTAAGGAGAATTCTGGGACGGAATGTTGAGGGGCTGGTCTTTAATTTTACAGAAGCGACAAGGGGCCGGATGATACCCGGGAAACTTGATCTTCTGGAGGGGGGTCTTTATGATCTGACATTCAGGCAGATCCCCAGGTCCATTTGTGATACTCTCGAGCGGGAACTGAATATTGGAGATGTTTTTGCGATGGCCTGTGCAGTTGAGGATGACCTTCTGGGCACAGCCACTATCCTTTCCCATGCCTGCGGGGGTTTTCTGAGGAACAAAAACCTGATCGAATCTATTGTAAATCAAGCCGCATTATCTCTCAAGCGTACCCGTATAGAAAACGAGCTTAACATCCGTCTTGCAGAATCAGAACGCTTCGCTTACACTTTCTCTCATGAGCTGAGAACACCCCTGGTTACCTTGAAGTCCTTCCTGGGATACCTGCATCATGATATTAAGGAGCAGAATCAAATGAGCATCAGGGATGATTTAAACCGCATGGAAAATGCAGTGGTTAAGATGAGTGATCTTTTTGATGATCTACTGGAATTAATGAAAGCCGGAAGGAAGAGAAATCCCCTGGAGAAAGTGATGTTAAAGAATATCGTAGATGAAGCGCTTAAACTTGAAGAGGAAGCAATCAAGCGTCAAAATGTGACAATTAAGACTTCAGGCGAGAATATCTCTTTAATCGTTGATTTCCCTGGAATGGTGGAGGTATTTCAGAATCTTATCAACAATGCAATCAAGTTTATGGGCTCCCAGCCCAACCCTGAAATAAAGATCGGAGCCATAAAAAAAGGTGAAGAGACAATACTCTATGTCAAAGACAACGGGATTGGTATTGAGCCTCAATACCAGCACAAGATTTTTGACCTCTTTGAGAAATTTCACCCGGAAATTGCGGGTACAGGAACCGGTCTTGCAATCGTAAAAAGAATAGTTGAACATCATCACGGTAGAATCTGGGTGGAATCAGAAGGTAAAGGTTCAGGTACTGCGTTTTATTTTACGGTAGGACATACCAGTTTTCCTTAG
- a CDS encoding SGNH/GDSL hydrolase family protein — translation MRIRTGISFIVIIIFATVGFSMTANPIISRGKTVYSSRGNLSYLTDNKYGGQAFMVSDNSWIAINVDAGPAKVLLNWNNPGYSWSDLIASATSCKSGLNVPVDYDILISTNSTNGDDGDWTPVLNIRNNSVTARAHSIDFGNSQWLKMSIVKGGGSIDEIEVFDVTSGGDDIWFFPGTSISANAYKSNPPSESFADLITKSNPSFTPAVIRGGIPCINSTTMANDISAYIDIARNAKYWAIEMGTNDAWGGSAYNVSTYKSNMQKIIDSCKANGIQPIIAKIIGTDSSKAGWQVHPDFLRAIDSLTVKNNLIPGPDFYTYFSTHTSELSDGVHPNAAGGASMFRLWAEKMDSLYAISVSTKKGTKQTEKMHSGMMQLKLVNKQYEISVKRGGTLSIYSLSGALINKVYLPANGSYKPDTKRGVCIARFLSSSVLLNTCF, via the coding sequence ATGAGAATCAGAACAGGGATCTCTTTTATTGTCATTATCATATTTGCCACTGTTGGTTTTTCCATGACTGCAAACCCGATCATCTCACGTGGAAAAACAGTTTACTCTTCCCGCGGAAATCTCTCCTATTTGACTGATAATAAGTATGGGGGCCAGGCTTTTATGGTCAGTGACAATTCCTGGATTGCCATAAATGTGGATGCCGGACCTGCAAAGGTTCTGTTGAACTGGAATAATCCAGGGTACTCCTGGTCTGATTTGATCGCTTCAGCGACATCCTGTAAAAGCGGTCTGAACGTACCAGTTGATTATGATATTCTTATTTCCACGAATTCCACAAACGGGGATGATGGGGACTGGACACCAGTATTGAATATCAGAAATAACAGCGTAACGGCGCGGGCACATTCCATCGATTTCGGCAATTCACAATGGTTAAAGATGTCAATTGTAAAGGGTGGGGGTTCCATTGATGAAATTGAAGTGTTTGATGTGACAAGCGGGGGTGATGATATCTGGTTTTTCCCGGGTACCAGCATTTCTGCCAACGCTTACAAATCAAACCCTCCCTCAGAAAGCTTTGCCGACCTTATAACAAAATCTAACCCTTCATTTACTCCTGCTGTTATCCGAGGAGGAATCCCCTGTATAAACAGTACAACTATGGCAAATGATATCTCTGCATATATTGACATAGCGCGAAACGCGAAGTACTGGGCAATTGAGATGGGAACCAACGATGCCTGGGGTGGAAGCGCTTACAATGTCTCGACATATAAGTCCAACATGCAGAAGATAATCGATTCATGTAAAGCAAACGGGATTCAGCCGATTATCGCAAAGATAATCGGAACCGACTCATCGAAAGCAGGATGGCAGGTTCATCCCGATTTTCTGAGAGCGATCGATTCGCTGACCGTAAAAAACAACCTGATTCCCGGGCCTGATTTCTATACCTATTTCTCTACACATACATCAGAGCTCAGTGACGGGGTTCATCCCAATGCAGCAGGAGGAGCCAGTATGTTCCGCCTGTGGGCTGAAAAAATGGACAGCCTTTATGCGATTTCTGTTTCCACTAAAAAAGGAACGAAACAGACGGAAAAGATGCATTCAGGTATGATGCAGTTGAAATTGGTCAATAAGCAGTATGAGATAAGTGTTAAGCGTGGAGGTACGCTGTCGATTTATTCTCTCAGCGGGGCTCTAATAAATAAAGTCTACTTACCGGCAAATGGATCTTACAAACCGGACACAAAAAGAGGAGTCTGCATCGCCCGGTTTTTATCGAGTTCTGTTCTTTTGAATACATGTTTTTAG
- a CDS encoding DUF3392 family protein, which translates to MLDDLVRHSALFIHQNIQEVCFSITSVVMVLLGPYINSFVKRTTKKLNSFLRYLIFILLCSAGYGALSQILYKGLRLWMVGLANLVLIVAVVIIFLALALLAKQQREI; encoded by the coding sequence ATGCTTGATGACCTGGTACGCCACTCAGCACTCTTTATCCATCAGAATATTCAGGAGGTCTGTTTCAGTATCACTTCTGTTGTTATGGTGCTTTTAGGACCGTATATAAACAGTTTTGTAAAACGAACCACAAAAAAGCTCAACTCGTTTCTGCGCTATTTAATTTTTATCCTCCTCTGCTCAGCAGGCTATGGAGCCTTATCCCAGATTCTCTATAAGGGATTGCGCCTGTGGATGGTCGGGCTTGCCAATTTGGTCCTGATAGTTGCCGTGGTAATCATTTTCCTTGCCCTTGCCTTACTTGCAAAACAGCAAAGAGAGATTTAG
- a CDS encoding FHA domain-containing protein, translating to MNHLFLVRYPEEPLQVPEKGKLTIGRADDNDIVLPEPRVSRKHASIEFKKHHYLLSDLGSSNGTFLNSSRLTKNSPVKLQNWDKIRVASAVFTARIVEDKMEIMDEFKELRSRAQCLVTEKYDLSELLNEESQPGFAGDLAHLCPVEIFQMIESGEKTGILEMRTPVGEATFALCRGHICKAAFNQKTGEEAVYDILNVNQGTFVFTPEDVQPDNPEITMSITFLLIEGCRRLDEEAMGVSQ from the coding sequence ATGAACCACCTTTTTTTAGTACGCTACCCCGAAGAACCTCTGCAGGTGCCTGAGAAAGGGAAACTCACCATCGGACGCGCTGATGATAACGACATAGTCCTTCCTGAACCCCGTGTCAGCCGCAAGCACGCATCCATCGAATTTAAAAAACATCATTATTTGCTCAGTGATCTCGGGAGCTCAAATGGTACTTTCCTCAATTCATCGAGACTTACTAAAAACAGCCCTGTGAAACTTCAGAACTGGGATAAGATCCGCGTTGCCTCGGCAGTGTTCACAGCCAGGATCGTTGAGGATAAGATGGAGATCATGGATGAGTTTAAGGAGTTACGTTCCCGAGCCCAGTGTCTGGTAACCGAGAAGTACGATCTCAGTGAACTTTTAAACGAGGAGAGTCAACCGGGGTTTGCCGGTGATCTGGCACATCTCTGCCCGGTAGAGATCTTTCAGATGATAGAATCGGGTGAGAAAACAGGTATTCTTGAGATGCGTACACCTGTCGGTGAGGCAACCTTTGCTCTTTGCAGAGGACATATATGCAAAGCTGCCTTTAACCAGAAAACCGGCGAGGAGGCGGTTTACGATATTCTTAACGTTAATCAGGGGACATTTGTCTTTACGCCTGAAGATGTGCAGCCGGACAACCCGGAAATCACCATGAGTATCACTTTTCTGCTTATCGAGGGGTGCAGAAGGCTGGATGAAGAGGCGATGGGTGTAAGCCAGTGA
- a CDS encoding glycoside hydrolase family 97 protein encodes MPYDIYGTYQPGYENYWNNNIPVGTQVSGVTICGDGASGWAMPALFKTPTGHYVLFFETDVTENFCGMHLREPSNNVYRLAMPLQAEANNNGPVNPSWTLPWVMPWRVVAVDASPAGILEQTLAFDLATPSMIDDVSWIRPGRASWSWWSNEDVTRYSNVTPFIDMAQQFGWEYSLVDVGWNQMTSGGGGTWQDLVNYAKGKNVSLLFWYNSGGTNSTVNMQPRNRMSSASTRRNEMNTISTAGVKGIKVDFFHADKQWIIQYYLDILRDAAEYKLAVNFHGCTVPRGWQRTYPNLMTMESVRGAEYYKYDGRYPSGQPVRNTILPFTRNAVGSMDYTPVTFTAMANRHITTSGHELALSVMFESGIQHFADRVSAYTSLSSDIRDFLSTVPVAWDDTKYLLGEPGTYLVIARKKGDHWYVGGINGQRNSQSVTVPLSFLPSGVQYSMLRIADGSSNTTFDELQGTVESTGSITVTMSANGGFVVRLKNLDPVRTIRKDKNETIRNHVSMLVSAGSVLRLPAGHKDKLTSVRIFNLNGKMLGSLQMENGRILDLKRMGTGGKGLVIVKLEGY; translated from the coding sequence ATGCCCTATGATATCTATGGAACCTACCAGCCGGGGTATGAAAACTACTGGAACAACAATATTCCTGTTGGTACTCAGGTATCAGGAGTTACAATTTGCGGTGACGGCGCCAGTGGATGGGCCATGCCTGCGCTTTTTAAAACACCAACCGGCCACTACGTGCTCTTTTTTGAAACCGATGTTACAGAGAATTTCTGCGGCATGCACCTGCGGGAGCCCAGTAATAATGTGTACCGTCTTGCCATGCCGCTGCAGGCTGAAGCAAACAACAATGGTCCGGTGAACCCGTCCTGGACCCTGCCCTGGGTAATGCCCTGGCGTGTAGTGGCTGTGGATGCATCCCCTGCCGGAATACTCGAACAAACTCTGGCATTCGATCTGGCAACACCCTCGATGATCGATGATGTATCATGGATACGCCCGGGCCGTGCATCGTGGTCGTGGTGGTCGAACGAGGATGTAACCCGTTACAGTAACGTTACACCGTTCATTGATATGGCACAGCAGTTCGGGTGGGAGTACAGCCTGGTAGATGTCGGATGGAACCAGATGACATCAGGCGGTGGTGGCACCTGGCAGGATCTTGTAAACTACGCGAAAGGTAAGAACGTGTCGCTTCTGTTCTGGTACAACAGCGGCGGCACAAACAGCACAGTCAATATGCAGCCACGCAACCGCATGAGCAGTGCCAGTACACGCCGGAATGAAATGAACACGATAAGCACTGCGGGTGTCAAGGGGATCAAGGTCGATTTTTTCCATGCAGACAAGCAGTGGATAATTCAATACTATCTCGATATCCTGCGTGATGCCGCGGAGTACAAACTGGCTGTAAACTTTCACGGGTGTACTGTGCCGCGCGGCTGGCAGCGCACGTATCCGAACCTGATGACTATGGAATCGGTGCGGGGGGCTGAATATTACAAATACGATGGAAGGTATCCATCCGGCCAGCCGGTGCGTAATACGATTCTACCGTTCACCCGCAATGCTGTCGGATCTATGGATTATACTCCAGTCACTTTTACAGCCATGGCGAACAGGCACATAACAACCAGTGGCCACGAATTGGCACTGTCGGTGATGTTTGAATCCGGTATACAGCATTTTGCTGACAGGGTGAGCGCGTATACATCGCTTTCCTCAGATATCCGGGACTTTCTCTCTACTGTCCCTGTGGCCTGGGATGATACAAAATATCTTCTTGGAGAACCCGGGACTTATCTGGTTATTGCCCGGAAAAAAGGGGACCACTGGTATGTCGGCGGGATTAATGGGCAGAGAAATTCACAGAGTGTAACGGTACCCCTCTCTTTTCTCCCCTCAGGCGTGCAGTATTCCATGCTGCGTATTGCCGATGGATCATCAAATACCACATTTGATGAGTTACAGGGTACGGTAGAATCAACAGGATCAATTACCGTTACCATGAGTGCGAACGGCGGGTTTGTTGTGAGGCTGAAAAATCTGGATCCTGTCAGAACCATACGGAAGGACAAAAATGAGACAATCAGAAATCACGTGTCAATGTTGGTTTCTGCAGGCAGCGTGCTGAGGCTCCCTGCTGGACATAAAGACAAATTGACCTCAGTCCGGATATTTAATCTCAATGGGAAGATGCTCGGTTCATTACAGATGGAAAACGGCAGAATTCTGGATCTGAAGCGGATGGGAACTGGCGGCAAGGGTTTGGTTATTGTCAAGCTGGAGGGATATTGA